A genome region from Setaria italica strain Yugu1 chromosome III, Setaria_italica_v2.0, whole genome shotgun sequence includes the following:
- the LOC101768357 gene encoding uncharacterized protein LOC101768357: MCTENYDPCYPDQPVVDRYLPVWAKLPAFAAKPAFIWSDNDDDATASSRTALTYSQLDSAVERMARNLLGTLRRGDAVLVLASPGLRLVKLIFACQRAGLTAVPVIPPDPASLGPAHAHLLRAVSQTRPSAAVADARYIDELAAMLRSLRWLAVDELERERGGGGPESAAPGYVGCGPDDVYLIQYTSGATGVPKPVMVTAGSAAHNVRAARKAYDLCPGSVVVSWLPQYHDCGLMFLLLTVVAGATCVLAAPGAFVRRPRLWLELVTEFKATCTPVPSFALPLVLRRGRSSAHGRPPLELGSLRNLILINEPIYKTSVDEFVRAFRRDGLRAASISPSYGLAENCTFVSTAWRGRGACSDLPSYMKLLPSARLSPPLSLGNVGAEIEIAVVDEETGEPVEDGVEGEIRVSSPSNASGYLGHPSASREVFCSRVPGRAGACFVRTGDRGVVRGTERYLYVVGRSADVVVALDGGQRRRVHAHYVETAAFGSSPDRLRGGCVAAFTTSTARSLWQTNDVAVVAEIREGSAGDHRGLCDRIKAAVWQGGRVKVGLVVLVGGGEVPKTTSGKLRRGAAREMLLAGKLRVVFEARYDDDDGTVAGVRGDEGDEMVEKSAASWLAGEDRGPDMSLAFGSASRRLRLQSFL; encoded by the coding sequence ATGTGCACCGAGAACTACGACCCGTGCTACCCCGACCAGCCGGTGGTCGACCGCTACCTCCCCGTATGGGCCAAGCTGCCGGCGTTCGCCGCCAAGCCGGCCTTCATCTGGtccgacaacgacgacgacgcgacGGCGTCGTCACGCACCGCGCTGACCTACTCCCAGCTCGACTCCGCCGTCGAGCGCATGGCACGCAACCTCCTCGGCACCCTCCGCCGGGGCGAcgccgtcctcgtcctcgcctcgccgggccTCCGCCTCGTCAAGCTCATCTTCGCGTGCCAGCGCGCGGGGCTCACGGCGGTGCCCGTCATCCCGCCTGACCCGGCCAGCCTCGGCCCCGCGCACGCGCACCTGCTTCGCGCAGTGTCGCAGACGAGGCcgagcgccgccgtcgccgacgcgcGCTACATCGACGAGCTGGCCGCCATGCTGAGGAGCCTGCGCTGGCTGGCCGTCGATGAGCTGGAGCGGGAACGCGGCGGTGGTGGGCCGGAATCGGCGGCGCCGGGGTACGTGGGCTGCGGGCCGGACGACGTGTACCTGATCCAGTACACCTCCGGCGCGACGGGCGTCCCGAAGCCTGTCATGGTGACCGCGGGCTCGGCGGCCCACAACGTGCGGGCCGCGAGGAAGGCCTACGACCTGTGCCCCGGCAGCGTCGTCGTGTCGTGGCTGCCGCAGTACCACGACTGCGGCCTCATGTTCCTGCTTCtcaccgtcgtcgccggcgccacgtGCGTGCTGGCCGCCCCCGGCGCCTTCGTCCGGCGACCCCGCCTCTGGCTCGAGCTCGTCACCGAGTTCAAGGCAACGTGCACGCCCGTGCCGTCGTTCGCGCTGCCGCTGGTGCTCCGGCGCGGCCGCTCGTCGGCGCACGGACGACCGCCGCTTGAGCTCGGGAGCCTGCGCAACCTGATCCTGATCAACGAGCCCATCTACAAGACGAGCGTCGACGAGTTCGTGCGGGCGTTCCGACGCGACGGGCTGCGGGCCGCGTCCATCTCGCCGTCCTACGGCCTCGCCGAGAACTGCACGTTCGTGTCCACCGCGTGGCGGGGCCGGGGCGCGTGCTCCGACCTCCCGTCGTACATGAAGCTCCTGCCGTCGGCGAGGCTGTCGCCGCCATTGTCCTTGGGTAACGTGGGCGCGGAGATCGAGATCGCCGTCGTGGACGAGGAGACGGGCGAGCCCGTGGAGGACGGCGTGGAAGGGGAGATACGGGTGTCCTCGCCGAGCAACGCGTCGGGGTACCTCGGCCACCCATCGGCGAGCCGCGAGGTGTTCTGCTCGAGGGTGCCGGGGCGGGCCGGCGCGTGCTTCGTGCGCACGGGCGACCGCGGCGTGGTCAGGGGCACGGAGCGGTACCTGTACGTCGTCGGCCGGAgcgccgacgtcgtcgtcgcgcTCGACGgcgggcagcgccgccgcgtgcACGCGCACTACGTCGAGACGGCGGCTTTCGGCAGCTCGCCGGATCGCCTGAGAGGCGGCTGCGTCGCAGCTTTCACGACGTCGACGGCGCGGTCACTCTGGCAAACCAACGACGTGGCCGTCGTCGCGGAGATACGGGAGGGAAGCGCCGGCGATCACAGGGGCCTCTGCGACCGCATAAAGGCAGCAGTGTGGCAAGGAGGAAGAGTGAAGGTTGGTTTGGTTGTGCTggtcggcggtggcgaggtgcCGAAGACGACGTCGGGGAAGctgcgccgcggcgcggcgagggagaTGCTGCTCGCCGGGAAGCTCCGGGTGGTGTTCGAAGCACGGtacgatgacgacgacggaaCGGTGGCTGGGGTAAGAGGAGACGAAGGGGACGAGATGGTGGAGAAATCCGCGGCGAGCTGGTTGGCAGGGGAGGACAGAGGGCCCGACATGAGTCTCGCGTTCGGGAGCGCGAGCCGCCGTCTACGCTTGCAGTCGTTTCTTTGA
- the LOC101767956 gene encoding zinc-finger homeodomain protein 6-like: MEFRGQEEPAEGMGASSAPPLAPAPAPAPVPGNHAVLPEAAVRYHECLRNHAAALGGHVVDGCGEFMPGAGAGDDALKCAACGCHRSFHRKDDGQRRQLLLPPPLAPPPPVTPTAPRVPLLLPPPHPYAAAATHPHYAPPPFPYHGTPSGSGGTTTESSSEERGPPSAHLAAAQGHLRRKRFRTKFTPEQKEQMLAFAERLGWRMQKQDEALVQQFCEQVGVRRQVFKVWMHNNKHSGSGSGSRRQPQLPPQEQQSQQQPQPQPQQEQQ, from the coding sequence ATGGAATTTAGGGGCCAGGAGGAACCCGCCGAGGGGATGGGCGccagctccgcgccgccgctcgcgcccgccccggccccggctccgGTACCGGGGAACCACGCGGTGCTCCCCGAGGCGGCGGTGCGGTACCACGAGTGCCTGCGCAAccacgcggcggcgctgggtgGGCATGTCGTCGACGGCTGCGGGGAGTTCatgcccggcgccggcgccggggacgacGCGCTCAAGTGCGCCGCCTGCGGCTGCCACCGGAGCTTCCACCGCAAGGACGACGGCCAGCGGCGCCAGCTGCTGCTcccgccgcccctcgcgccgccgccgccggtgacgcCCACGGCCCCGCGCGTCCCgctgctcctgccgccgccccacccctacgccgccgccgccacccacccccactacgcgccgccgccgttcccatACCACGGCACgcccagcggcagcggcggcaccaCGACCGAGTCCTCCAGCGAGGAGCGCGGGCCGCCGTCCGCGCACCTCGCCGCGGCGCAGGGGCACCTGCGCCGGAAGCGGTTCCGGACCAAGTTCACGCCGGAGCAGAAGGAGCAGATGCTGGCGTTCGCGGAGCGGCTGGGCTGGCGGATGCAGAAGCAGGACGAGGCGCTGGTGCAGCAGTTCTGCGAGCAGGTCGGCGTGCGGCGCCAGGTCTTCAAGGTGTGGATGCACAACAACAAgcacagcggcagcggcagcggcagcaggaggCAGCCGCAGCTGCCGCCGCAGGAGCAACAATCCCAacagcagccgcagccgcagccgcagcaggagcagcagtaG